From a single Balearica regulorum gibbericeps isolate bBalReg1 chromosome 11, bBalReg1.pri, whole genome shotgun sequence genomic region:
- the SERTM2 gene encoding serine-rich and transmembrane domain-containing 2, whose protein sequence is MTDIYFKFRGNLTGRVHFPTLATEVDTTADKYSSLYVYVGLFLTLLAILLILLFSMLLRLKHVISPITTSPETTENIQQFTDVEMHSRIPTT, encoded by the coding sequence ATGActgacatttatttcaaattccgTGGAAACCTGACTGGCCGTGTCCACTTTCCAACTCTGGCTACAGAAGTAGACACAACAGCAGATAAATATTCCAGCCTCTACGTGTACGTGGGCTTGTTCCTAACACTTCTGGCTATCCTTCTCATATTGCTTTTCTCCATGCTCTTGCGCCTGAAGCACGTTATTTCCCCAATCACCACGTCTCCAGAGACCACTGAGAACATCCAGCAGTTCACAGATGTGGAAATGCACAGCAGGATTCCTACCACTTAG